The Candidatus Cloacimonadota bacterium DNA segment AAACCAAACCTGTTAGCGGAAAAATTTTTGCCTATCATTTTGAAGAAAATGAAATTAAGGAAAAGCGATTTCCAACAGCTGAGGAATTGGACAGAATTTTTCCGGAAACTCCAGTTATTTTAAGAAGAGTGGATGGTCATTCCTGTGTAATTAATTCGGTTGCTGCCAGACAAATTCCCTGGAAGCAGGTTTTACCGCAAAATTTCAACGGACATTTATCGGGACGCTGGAATGGAATGGCAGCCAATTGGTTTCACCGAGATCTATCTGATGAAGCGATTATAAAAATTTATAAGCAAGCAGCAAAGATTGCCCTGAAAGGTGGTCATACTGCTGTTCACACAATGATTGGAGATGCTTATTCTGATCCTAAACATTACGAATTGATCCGAAATCATCTTGATGAATTTTCTGTGGAATTTATTTTGTATCCTCAAATTACAGATGTAAAAAAAGCAATTGATCTGGGAGCAAAAAGGATTGGCGGCTGCGCACTGGCAGACGGTTCGCTTGGCTCTTACACTGCTGCACTTTCCGAACCTTACGAAGATAGGAAATCTACGAAAGGAATTTTGTATCGTACAAATGAAACTTGGGAAAAAATAATTCGAGCTGCTCACGAAAATAATTTGCAAATGGCTGTTCATTGCATCGGCGATGCAGCAATTGAGCAGATTTTAACGATTTACGAAAAGCTGCAGAAAGAAGATCCGAAAGATCTGCAGCATGAAATCATTCATTGCGAATTGACTTCCGATGAAATGCTGGACAGGATCGCAGCAGCAAAATGCAGTGCTGTGATGCAGCCGATGTTCGACAGATTGTGGGCTGGAACCGGCGGACTTTATGAAACTCGGTTAGGAAAAGAACGAACTTCCCGAACTAATCGGTTAGCTTCAACTTATAGAAGAGGAATTTTACTTACCGGAGGTTCCGACTGGTACATCACCGATATTAATGCCATGAAAGGAATCGATGCAGCAACCAGAATTCATAACAAAAATGAAAGACTCACACTATTCCAGGCGATAGAAATTTATACCAGAAATGCCGCGAAGCTTTCCTTTGATGAAGATCGATTCGGCACTATTGAAATAGGCAAAGAAGCGAATTTTACCTGTTTAAAAGAAGATGTTTTTACCTCCCAGAATATTGCCGAAATCGAAGTGAAGAATATCTTCCGAAAAGGAAAAGAAATTTACAGGAAATAACGCGATGGATAAACATAAATTAAGAAAATTGTTTCAAACCGTGTTTTTTGGAATTTGGTTTGTATTGTTATTGTTGATTATTAACGGAGTTTTTACCACTGCTCATCAATTTTGTCCTTTTGCATCTGTGTGCTTTGGTGCGATGACACTCAATGGATATTTTGCATATATTATTTCAGCTGTCATTGGTTTGATAATTGCTATTTCCACGATATTTATTGGCAGAAAATTCTGTGGCTATCTTTGCTTTTTTGGTACTTTGCAGGAATGGATCTACAACCTCAGAAAAACCAAAACGAAATTCACTCAACTCATTCCCTTTAAATTACATAGAATATTGATAAAACTGAAGTACTTGATCTTATTAATTACGATTGTTTCGGCTTATTTGGGTGTTCAATATTTCTATATGAAATTCTGTCCTGTTCTAAATCTGGCTTTTCCGTCATTGATAGGAATTGCAGGTGTTATAATATTAGTGATCATCATTATTGGCGGCTTCTTCATCGAAAGAATTTGGTGTCGTTATTTGTGCCCTTATGCTGCTTTGATGAATATTTTCGAATTCCTGGGGAAGTTATTTAAAATAAGAAGGACTAAAGTTTTCAGAAATGTGAAAACAAGTATCAATTGCTTTAATTGTGCCAATTATTGTCCGATGTATATCGATATTGGTTACAATGAAGAAATTACTGATTTGAACTGTATTCACTGCTATCGATGTGTACGAAAATGTTCAAAAGAAGATGCAGCAAAATCGGAATGTATTTATCGAGATTGAAATTAATTAGGCAATTTACACCTTTAACTGAATATTTTTTTGAGAGTTTTTCTTGCCTAATTTATTGTGGATTTGATTTTTTATAAAGTAAAAGAAAATGAAGATAAAGGAGGACGCATGAAAAAATTATTAGTTTTGTTGGTTGTTATTGCTTCTTTGTTCATCACAGGATGTACAGATGAAGGTATTCTCAGATTATTGAATTATTCTATGGAAGAGATCTGGTACACTATCAACGGTGGTGGAACAGAATGGTTGGATAGTGGTTATCAGGTGGAATATGGCTGGGATCTGGATGACAGCTTATTTGGATCAGAAGACAAAAAGGTAACTGTTCAATACGGCGGTGATTACTGGTGGTGGTACGATTATGAAGTAACCAAAACGGTTAAACCAGGCAAAACAGTTGATATTGATATCATCGGTGATGCTGGTGAAATCGAAATCGAAAATAATTCAAATACTTTTTGGATTGAAGAAGTTTATTTAGCTCCCAGTTCTGATCCTTATTGGGGTGATGATGATCTGATCGGTGATATTGGCCCCGGAGAAAGTGTAATATGGAAAGTTACAACCGGGAATTGGGATATAAAAGTTGTAGATGATTGGGGTGATGAATTTGTTGCCTGGGATCAATATGTGGGTCCAGAAGAAACTCTTGTATTTGATTATGATGGTTTCAAAAGAACTACAACAGCAGCAGCGGATAAAAGAGCAAACGCAGCAAAATACACTGAATTCATCGAAGACCTTTGTGAACAGAGAGAAAAATAGACGCTAAATTCTAATACATAAACGGCGGATTTTTAAAGATTCGCCGTTTTTTTCTTGTCAATTTTATCGTGCTCAGCAAATTAGATAAAGAAACAAAATAATGAGCGGAGAGGATGATGAAAAAAAGATATTTAGTTATTATATTTGCAATTCTAACATTGGTTGGATGTTCCGATAAAGCAAAGATAGAGATTTTTAATAATACAAGCTATAATGAAATATGGTATTCCTTAAATGATGGTGAACCGATCATGATTGATTCGCTGCAAACGGTTGAATTAAAATACGATGTAACAAGTTATCTATTATTCAGTGATACTAAAAAAATTGATATCGTTTATGGTGGAAAGTATGTCGTAACTAAACAAAAAAAATACAATTTAGCACCAGGAGATTCACGAAATATCGAAATTTTTACAGATGCCGGAGAAATGATCATTCAAAATGGCTCTTTTGACAGGCACATAAACCAAGTTTATATTGTAGAATCGGGTGAAGACTTTGAAGAAAATTTGTTATCAACTCCTATTGGCCCCTGGGAAGATAAAACATTTAATCTGGAATCCGGTTTCTGGGATCTGAAAATAGTTGATAATACCGGTGATATAATTTTAGAACACAATATCTTTATCAGCCTGGAAGCCAGCTGGACTTATACTTACGTAGAAAATTAGATCAGAACTTGAATTTGAGCTGCTGGATCGGTTTATAAGATTTTCGATGGCAATCTAAAACACCAAATTTCTCAAGCGCTTGCAAGTGCTTTTTTGTGGGATAACCTTTATTTGAAATGAAACCGTATTGTGGATATTTTTCATGAAGATCGTCCATAATTCTGTCTCTTGTCACTTTTGCCAGAATCGATGCTGCCGCGATGGATGCAAACCTGCCATCACCTTTTATCATCGCTTTACTTTCAAATTTCATCTTTTTTGGAATTTTATTGCCATCGATCAAACAGAAATCTGGTTTTATTGAAAGCAGTTCACTTGCTATTTTCATTCCCAAAAGTGAAGCCTGCAATATATTTATCTCATCGATAATTTTTGGTGGAATTGATACAATTTGCCAGCAAACAGCTTTTTCAAATATTTCCTGGTACAACACTTCTCTTTTGGCGGCTGAAAGCTTCTTTGAATCGTTTAAATCCTTGATCCCATTCTTCCAATCCAATATTACAGAAGCAACAACTACCGGGCCAGCTAAAGGTCCTCGTCCAGCTTCATCTATACCGGCAACTGCTTTATATTTTTGATGAAAATGTTGTTCATTTTCATAGAGGTTCATTTCTTTTCCAACACAAAGAAAAGGCGAGTAAAATTCTCATCAAGAACTGTCAGATCAGATTTCACTAAGTTTTCCTTGAAACCAATAGAATGAATTGCCGATAATTTGAAGTTAGATTTTTCTATTATCGAGACGAGTTCAGTAACGTTATAAACCTTTTGCTTATGAACTTCATCAAACCGTTCAAACAGAAATCCTTTCTTTTTAAAAAAAGTAAGGTTAGTTGTTTGAATGGATGTTTCTTCATCATATTCACCATGATGAATCAAATATGAATCCTGATCATCTTCCAGATTTACAAAACCATCGAAATTATTCGAGCAATTTTTTATGGTTGTTATATCGAAAATAAAAAGTCCATTTTGCTTCAAAGTGGTATACACATTTTCCAGAAGGTGCTCAATCTCTTTATAATCAATAAGATAATTTAAACTATCGAATAAAAGTAAAACCAGCTCATATTTTTCCACAGGGAGAAGGTAACGCATATCATGTTGGAAAAGATTTGGTCTTAAGGTCTTTTTCGCAGCTATCTTAAGCATTTCAGAAGAAATGTCAGATGCGTCCACATCAAGACCTTTCTTTACCAGTTCGCACGCTATATTCGCTGTACCACAAGCAAGCTCCAGAGTCTTTTTTGGATTACGTTTGAACCTTTGACTGAAGCATTCCAAAAAAAATTTTATCCATTTTTCATAATCGACATGAGCCATGTATTTATCGTAGAAAATTGCAAAGTTTTTGTAGATATTATTTTGGTCTTTTTTGTCACATTTCAACATTTTCTCTGCCAGATTTATCGCAGCTAAAAGACTGAGTTCTGATGCTATATTCTTCCCTGCAATATCAAAAGCTGTTCCATGATCGACAGAAGTGCGAACAAATGGCAAGCCTAACGTTACATTTACTCCTTCATCTTTTGAGATCATCTTAAATGGGATCAAGCCTTGATCGTGATATGCAGAGATGATAACATCATATTTGTCGGCATGTTGAGCAAAAAAAGTATCGGCTGGAAAAGGGCCATCGATTTTTATATTAGATTTTTTTATTTTTTCCAGGATAACCTTCAAAACTTCATCTTCTGTTCCAAAAGCTCCTTTTTCACCAGCATGTGGATTCATTGCCAGGATTGCAAACTTTGGCTCAGATAGAAATTTCTGGAATTCAGAAAATATGATCCTCAATTTCTTTTCTATGAGATTTTTTGTAAGTTTATCTGCAACGCATTTTGTGGCTAAATGAGTTGTGAGTAGTGCAAGATTGAAATGTGGTCCCCAAAATGACATAATCACATCATTTGTATGAGAAAGGTCTGCGAAAAATTCTGTATGGCCGATAAATTGCGGATGAGAATGATGAATTGCTTCTTTGCTGATGGGACAGGTGACGACTCCATCCAAAAAGCCATGATTGAGATCAGAAACACATTTTAAAAGAATTTTGTAAGCAATTTCACCTGAAGATTTTGTTGGTTTTCCGATTTTAATTTTCGGATCATCAATTTCAATCCAATAAATATAATTGGGATGAATTGCTTGATCAACATGCTCAATTTTTTTTATTCTGTTGCCATCAGAAAAGCTGTAGAGCTTTCCATAGACTATTATTATCAAATTATCATTCAAACTTAGAAAGCGTAAAGCTTTTGATGTAATTTCTGGTCCAATACCAGCGGGATCACCTGTTGTTATTGCTAATTTTCTCATATTCCATCCGCTAAAATTTTTTTATAGATAACTCTGCTTTAGATTATTTTGTCAATTTATTTGTTGTCAAAAATGCATACCATTATAAATTTTTGACCACATAGATTAAAAGTAGGGAGGTAGTATGAAGCGAAAACCAATTGTCGCTGGAACTTTTTATCCTGGAGATTCGATAATTTTGAGAAATCAACTGGAAAGATTTCTGAGTAATGTTTCAATGTTACCTTCTAAAAAAGATATTTTAGGGGTTATCGCACCTCATGCCGGATACGTTTATTCCGGTCAATCGGCAGCTTATGCTTATAAAGCTTTGAAGATGAAACAATTCAATAAAGCCGTAATTCTTGCTCCCAGCCACAGATATGGAAATTTTAAGTTTTCAGCAGGAAATTTTGAATCATACTTAACACCGTTGGGAGAGGTAAAAGTTGATACAGACAAAATTGAAAAATTACTGCAATATTCAGAATTTTCTTTTCATCAAGCAGCTCACAATGCAGAACATTCCTTAGAAGTTCAATTACCATTTTTACAGATTATAAACGAACAAGTGGAGATCATTCCAATTTTATTAGGGAATCAATCTCCAGAAAATAGTAAAAGATTGGCAGAAATTCTATTTGATGAATTCAAAGACGATATCATAAATACGGTGTTTATTGTAAGTTCTGATCTATCGCATTATTATGATCATAAAATTGCCAAATACATGGATGAAAAGATGATAGATATGATCTTAAAGACGGATGTTCAAGGGCTTTCGAATGCACTATTTGAGCGAAAGATAGAAGCTTGTGGATTTGGTGGAATTTTGAGCTTGATGCATCTGGCAAAACAGCTTGCGTATAATGAAACAGAGTTGCTGAATTATTCTCATTCCGGCATGATTTCCGGTGATAATTCTCAGGTTGTGGGGTATCTTTCTGCAATGATCTATAAATAGGAATGGCTTTTATAAGCTTAATTGATAAAATTATTTGACAAAGAAAACTGATTTTTGAAGTTTGCATTCGAGCTGAGCGGGAGTAGCTCAGTGGTAGAGCTCCACGTTGCCAACGTGGTTGTCGCGAGTTCGAATCTCGTCTCCCGCTCCATTTTTTATTTATACGTGTTTTTTGGCGACATCGCCAAGCGGTAAGGCAAGGGTCTGCAAAATCCTCATCCCCGGTTCGAATCCGGGTGTCGCCTCCATTAATTCGTTAATGCCGGAGTGGTGGAATTGGTAGACACAAGGGACTTAAAATCCCTCGGAATTTTATTCCGTGCCGGTTCAAGTCCGGCCTCTGGTACCAAATATGCCAGTAATATCTGGTAAAGAAAAATACCAGCCTGTTCGGGCTGGTTTTTTTGTTTCTCGTTTTATTAAAAAGTGTAACTTTTATTCAACAAATGATTATTTCCAACTATAATAAACTAAAAATTATAAATTATTCAATATAGAAAAATATTTTTCTAATCAACTTTAATCAAGTAATTTGCAATAATATCATAAATTTATAAAATCAATGGAATAGATTATGCATAATTATTCACCAAGATGAAATTTTAAGGAGCAGGTTATGAAAAGAATGATCTATTTAGTTTTTATTATTTCTGTTCTGGTTTCCACATCAACTTTGCTTTGCGAAGAAGAAAACACTTCACGTCAGTATCAGGAAGGATCTTCCAATATAAATCCCACAGATGATTTGGAAGTTGAATCGATGCAAATGGGTATAACAGTAGAAGACATGGTAAATCTTCTGGTTGGTCCCAACAACTCCAGTGTTGAAATTCAAAATATGAATTATACTGGTCATCCAATAGCTTCTGGTGTTTTTCGGGGAGCACGGGACGAAGGTTTGGAAATCGATGATGGAGTGATTTTGAGTAGTGGATTTGCTACGAATATCTACGGACCCAATAATAACGAGGGTATAACGGGAATGAATAGTATGCCTGGAAGTCAGAATCTGAACATGTTAATACCAGGATATTCTACAAATGATGCATCTGTATTGGAATTTGATTTTATTCCAAAATACAACTCTATTGGTTTTACTTATATTTTTGGATCAGATGAGTATTTAGAATGGGTAGGTTCTAATTATAATGATGTTTTTGGACTTTTTATAGATTATCAGAATATTGCTATCATTCCAGGAACAGATGTGCCTGTTTCCATAAATAATGTTAATCCTTATTCATATTCCGAATATTATGCCGATAATTCCATAGGATCGGGAAATTTCAATGTGGAAGCTGATGGAATGACGGTCGCAGTTTCGGTAAGCAGGTTAATAGAACCTGATGTTTCTCATCATATCAGTTTTGAAGTGGCGGATGCCGGCGATTTTGTATTAGATTCCTGGGTATTTTTGGAGGCAGGAAGTTTTGCCAGTGTTCAGTGT contains these protein-coding regions:
- a CDS encoding amidohydrolase, whose amino-acid sequence is MKLFTNAKFYSIRKENESFLHVLVDDFGKIVETYQQKPRNQKYEEIDLERSFVYPGFTDTHTHSFEGGLYSLSANLEGVEKLAEIFEILAETKPVSGKIFAYHFEENEIKEKRFPTAEELDRIFPETPVILRRVDGHSCVINSVAARQIPWKQVLPQNFNGHLSGRWNGMAANWFHRDLSDEAIIKIYKQAAKIALKGGHTAVHTMIGDAYSDPKHYELIRNHLDEFSVEFILYPQITDVKKAIDLGAKRIGGCALADGSLGSYTAALSEPYEDRKSTKGILYRTNETWEKIIRAAHENNLQMAVHCIGDAAIEQILTIYEKLQKEDPKDLQHEIIHCELTSDEMLDRIAAAKCSAVMQPMFDRLWAGTGGLYETRLGKERTSRTNRLASTYRRGILLTGGSDWYITDINAMKGIDAATRIHNKNERLTLFQAIEIYTRNAAKLSFDEDRFGTIEIGKEANFTCLKEDVFTSQNIAEIEVKNIFRKGKEIYRK
- a CDS encoding 4Fe-4S binding protein, producing the protein MDKHKLRKLFQTVFFGIWFVLLLLIINGVFTTAHQFCPFASVCFGAMTLNGYFAYIISAVIGLIIAISTIFIGRKFCGYLCFFGTLQEWIYNLRKTKTKFTQLIPFKLHRILIKLKYLILLITIVSAYLGVQYFYMKFCPVLNLAFPSLIGIAGVIILVIIIIGGFFIERIWCRYLCPYAALMNIFEFLGKLFKIRRTKVFRNVKTSINCFNCANYCPMYIDIGYNEEITDLNCIHCYRCVRKCSKEDAAKSECIYRD
- a CDS encoding ribonuclease HII yields the protein MNLYENEQHFHQKYKAVAGIDEAGRGPLAGPVVVASVILDWKNGIKDLNDSKKLSAAKREVLYQEIFEKAVCWQIVSIPPKIIDEINILQASLLGMKIASELLSIKPDFCLIDGNKIPKKMKFESKAMIKGDGRFASIAAASILAKVTRDRIMDDLHEKYPQYGFISNKGYPTKKHLQALEKFGVLDCHRKSYKPIQQLKFKF
- the pdxA gene encoding 4-hydroxythreonine-4-phosphate dehydrogenase PdxA; the encoded protein is MRKLAITTGDPAGIGPEITSKALRFLSLNDNLIIIVYGKLYSFSDGNRIKKIEHVDQAIHPNYIYWIEIDDPKIKIGKPTKSSGEIAYKILLKCVSDLNHGFLDGVVTCPISKEAIHHSHPQFIGHTEFFADLSHTNDVIMSFWGPHFNLALLTTHLATKCVADKLTKNLIEKKLRIIFSEFQKFLSEPKFAILAMNPHAGEKGAFGTEDEVLKVILEKIKKSNIKIDGPFPADTFFAQHADKYDVIISAYHDQGLIPFKMISKDEGVNVTLGLPFVRTSVDHGTAFDIAGKNIASELSLLAAINLAEKMLKCDKKDQNNIYKNFAIFYDKYMAHVDYEKWIKFFLECFSQRFKRNPKKTLELACGTANIACELVKKGLDVDASDISSEMLKIAAKKTLRPNLFQHDMRYLLPVEKYELVLLLFDSLNYLIDYKEIEHLLENVYTTLKQNGLFIFDITTIKNCSNNFDGFVNLEDDQDSYLIHHGEYDEETSIQTTNLTFFKKKGFLFERFDEVHKQKVYNVTELVSIIEKSNFKLSAIHSIGFKENLVKSDLTVLDENFTRLFFVLEKK
- the amrB gene encoding AmmeMemoRadiSam system protein B encodes the protein MKRKPIVAGTFYPGDSIILRNQLERFLSNVSMLPSKKDILGVIAPHAGYVYSGQSAAYAYKALKMKQFNKAVILAPSHRYGNFKFSAGNFESYLTPLGEVKVDTDKIEKLLQYSEFSFHQAAHNAEHSLEVQLPFLQIINEQVEIIPILLGNQSPENSKRLAEILFDEFKDDIINTVFIVSSDLSHYYDHKIAKYMDEKMIDMILKTDVQGLSNALFERKIEACGFGGILSLMHLAKQLAYNETELLNYSHSGMISGDNSQVVGYLSAMIYK